One Streptomyces sp. RPA4-2 genomic window carries:
- a CDS encoding DUF6760 family protein → MTYATDRIHEEIAYIAYHFHWSLETILDLEHRDRRRYTEQIAALVHRGTGER, encoded by the coding sequence GTGACGTACGCGACCGACCGCATCCACGAGGAGATCGCGTACATCGCCTACCACTTCCACTGGAGCCTGGAGACCATCCTGGACCTCGAACACCGCGACCGGCGCCGCTACACGGAACAGATCGCGGCACTCGTCCACCGCGGCACCGGGGAGAGGTGA